The Rhipicephalus sanguineus isolate Rsan-2018 chromosome 4, BIME_Rsan_1.4, whole genome shotgun sequence DNA window GAAGAgtgaccagctaaagcactgtcatggtagtactttatgaacaatttgcgaagtttgcgaggaataacaactcgaaacggtgactccacactaccatcatcaacctgaggaaagtaccggaacaagaggcctccttctccgagcaggtagcagtctgtctcctcgtcgcttccggtgtcagttggatcacgagccgctagcttttctgacaccttacgaCAAAGGCCATCACCTTGCTGTGCTGCAAGAAGCTCCTGTTTAGTGACCAAAGTACCCCAACGTGACTGTATTGTCACAGCTGGTGTCGTAACCGCACACACTGTTTCCGGCTCGACCTGGGGTTCAATAGacaaaggtgcacgtgaaagtgcgtcggcaactgtgttagtgctacccttcttgtactcaatgacatagtcgtagcgctgcaaggtaagcgcccatcgggccaatcgtcccgagggattaggcaatcgtttcagccgagagagcgcttggtgatcagtctgaatgacaaactgagccccgtccaaaaacatgtcaaacttctttaatgcgaaaatgatagccaggcactctttttctgttaccgagtagtttcATTCCGCCCCGATCAGAGTGTGGCTTGCGAAGGCAACGGGCCTCAGAGCGCCTGCGCATTCCTGCAAACGTACTGCGCCAAGTCCGTAATCGCTGGCGTCTGTCTGTAACACAAAAGGTTTTATTTAGATCTGGCAGCTGAAGGGTGGCGTTACTGGTGATCGCTTTcagaagcgtgtcgaaagctgcttgttgctcaccgctccagagccatttcgcgcctttcttttgcaactgagttagtggtcgggagatgtctgcgcactgcaaaatgaagtcacgataaaaagcaatcattccgagaaacctttgcaagctcttagtgttctggggtggggggtaatctgcaattgccttcagtttatctgggtttggttttagtacgccgttgtcgacaacaaacccaagaaggttgattttgttagtagcgagctgcagttttccgggatgaacagttagaccggctgctgacctgcgctgtagcaccgtatgcaagtgttcaagatgatcttcaaacgtgcgcgaaaacaccgtcacatcatcaagataccaaagtgcataattaaactttgcatcacccaagaccatatccatcatgcgctgataAGAACTCGGACTATTGggaagaccaaagggcatgcgcaCAAACTCGAACAAGCCTCTATGACATGTGAATGCCGTTTTCGGGATAACGTCAGGGTGAACCTCGATTTGTAGATACCCACGAGAACAGTCGATAGTGGTGAAGAACTTTGCGTTTCCCAGCGCATAAGTTATGCTCGATATTGCTGGCAAAGGGTAGGAATCTCTCACCGTAACTGCGTTGAGCCTGCGGTGGTCCACACAAAGGCGTGCCGCACCATCTTTATTTGGGGCCAATACCACAGGGAAGGCCCAcggactgtccgagggtcgatcatttcgtccagggctttatcgagaacggctcgcttgtgctggctcagcggtctcgggttgcaacgccatggccgggcgtcgccggtattgatgcgatgcactaggacgtcggtcttcccaggacgttccgtaaacattcccgagaacggtgtcagcacggcctctagctgcttccgctggtggttcgttcccgtgaagtcgctgagggactgcatgactgctgacggcagggtggtgtgcatggctgccacgcCTTCCACGTGTCTTGGTACAGGCACGAAGTCTATCTTCTCCGCAAAGGGTGTTGTCTCGGACTGTCCGTGAAGGCGGTAGCCTCTTGCAGGAAAGTCGTGTGTGAGCCCCTCGCCTGCAAGAAAATCTCGACCGAGAAGCATTGACACTGAGAGgccaggcaaacaaacaaatcgctggcGCTTCGTTTTTCCATTAAAGCTTATCCGTAAGCGAACACAACCTTCAGCGTTTGATACGTGGCTTGATGCCATCAGCAACTGAACATTTGAGTTACGAAACCTCATCTTTTTAGCTTTACACTTCTCTAGCAACACGTCACCGATTAACGAGATTCCTGAACCGGTATCAAGAAGAGCAGGTACGGTAATGCCCAGCGCTTTAACTTTCATCGTCGGTTCTGGAGACTGCGCCTGCGTTACGCGGCAAACAGGGGGAACGATGACTGACTCACCAGCTTGATGTTTGTCCATTACACGCTCCGCACAGCGTTCCACGCTCCTGGCATTGACGGCCGTGGGCTGCGACACACCGCCAGTGGTTAGTGTCGCCGGCCGAAGCGGTTTCCCGAACTCTCTGCATTCGCGCTACGCCGCGCAAAGCATTGCCGCCTCACATGACCAGCTTGACCGCACTGGTAGCATACGACATGCGTATGTCTGCTTTGGCCAGTTAACCTATCACTGACATCACGCCTTTCGGCGGAGTGGCCCCCGGAGTACCCATAACAGGAGCGCCTGTCGcagtcggctcgcgcaggacttgtgaacccggcgtatcgggactgggggtccgaccgactatgctcttgtatggctcgagtaaggagcgagcgctctgcactATGACGCTTCTCTGCGGACACTTGCTCCCAGGGACAGCTTACCCCTGATACGGTATTCAAAGGGGCCCCGCGCCGCCCTTGCTCATGTGCGAAGGGGTCCAGGGCGCGGGAGGAGATAGCCGTGAATGCGCCTGGGCTCGTCAGGTCGCATGAGGGACTGGCTACGGGggcgcgccaagccagtgaaggctcaagagcagattgcggCGCTGGCGGTGGCACGTAAGTGCTCTCAGCTAACAGGGCGCCTTGTACACCGAGGGCCTCCCGTGCGAGCTGTTCAAGGGTTTCGAATGTGCGCCCGTAAAGAAATGGCTTGAATCTGGGATGACTCTGTCGAATGACCCGAGCTACTTGGTCCCTTTCCGAGGCAGTCAGTGCTGCTCGGCGATGCAGTTCCTGCAtcgtccggacgtactcgagcaaactttcgtccggatgctgggttcttagttcgagctcacgctggactcgcagctcgtacccagggggcagaaattcctctcggaagcgctgttcaaattctGCCCATGTGGTGAAAGGCGTTTGTAGCCTCCACCACCGTCCTGCGGCATCCCGTAAAGCCAACGGCAGGATTCGAGCCATCACGTGCGCTTCAGAGGCACCGGTCGCTCTGACATACCTGTCCATTTCCTCTAGAAAGTCAGCCACTGATTTCGGGTCGTCGTAACCCGTGTACGTGGGTAGCGTGGCCGGAGGTAGGAGCTGTGGTTCGCCGGCCCGAGTGTCCATGCGGTCCATGACCGCGTTGCACaactcagcgacacgctgaaatgtgttcagctgctgtgccagcagATGGTCAGCCTGCTCGTGCGAAGAATCCTGCTCACCGCCGGTAGGCCAGACCGTCCCGGACCGGAGGTGCTTTCCGTCTGCCTGCGCCatgaagaggagaaaaaaaaccgCGCCACAAAACAACACGCACAAGAGTGCGCTACCCGGAGACTCAACGAACAAGACGAGCGACTGGACCTACGTCCCCCGTGCCATTCCTACGGGCGAGAGcaagccccacgttgggcgccagctGTGGGTACTGgacttgctgcgtcccgtccgtagttaaagcaaggaggACGGAGGCTTCAAttcgcaacaaacaacaacaatttatttaactctacgctgcatacggcggggtcagtccaggcacacgagacgacgaggcgacgaccatgatcggcggcagcagcaatccgccagcgcgggtggccgcatccgtccttcctggcgtcccaggcacgtctctcctgggcggcgcgcaggctgccccttttaagccgcgcagctgggccacgcgcaccgcctctgcgcagcacgtggcgctatctcgcgatagccggtgggcgtggttcccataACGTGCATTCCATGTCAGCGCGCCAATATCACCCGACACGTCACATCACCGCTAGGGGCATTCCCCCTGCCGTCGCAACAATTTCAACACGTCCACATCGACATCATTGGCCCCATTCCACAGGTCGGGccttaccgctactgcctcaccgccatcgatcggtacac harbors:
- the LOC125758169 gene encoding uncharacterized protein LOC125758169; translated protein: MDRMDTRAGEPQLLPPATLPTYTGYDDPKSVADFLEEMDRYVRATGASEAHVMARILPLALRDAAGRWWRLQTPFTTWAEFEQRFREEFLPPGYELRVQRELELRTQHPDESLLEYVRTMQELHRRAALTASERDQVARVIRQSHPRFKPFLYGRTFETLEQLAREALGVQGALLAESTYVPPPAPQSALEPSLAWRAPVASPSCDLTSPGAFTAISSRALDPFAHEQGRRGAPLNTVSGVSCPWEQVSAEKRHSAERSLLTRAIQEHSRSDPQSRYAGFTSPARADCDRRSCYGYSGGHSAERRDVSDRLTGQSRHTHVVCYQCGQAGHVRRQCFARRSANAESSGNRFGRRH